The Akkermansia sp. RCC_12PD genome contains the following window.
GCCACGCGGCCGCGGTCGATCTGCCTGCCCACCATGAACCGCGAGACCAGCATGCCGATTCCCATCAAAGCGTAAAACAGGCCCGCGTACTTGAAGCCGTACATTTTGCCGTACAAGGCGGAGTAAACGGCCACTACGCCATAGGAAAAGGAAGCGATCATGACGTTGACCGCCAGAGGAATGCCCACACGCAGCACGAGCCGGTCCAGCACCTTTTTAGGTGTTTCCTGCACGGGTTCCTGAACGGGACGTTTGGGGGCGCGGATAAGCGAGGCAATGCCCGCTCCGGCCAGGCACAGTACCAGGGAGCTCCACGTAATCACGTAAAAGCCGTACTGCTGGTACACCTGGAGGCCGATCACGGGACCCAGGCACATGCCCAGCGTCATCGTCATCCCGAAAAAGCCCAAACCTTCACCGCGGCGGGACGGTGGAATGATATCCACCGCCATCGTCGGGCCGGACGTTGTCATGCCGCCCCAGATCAGCCCCTGGATAAAGCGCGTCGCAAAAAACATCAGGGCCGTGGCGGCAACGGCGTATCCGGAAAAGGACAGGGCCAGCAGGATGTAAACCGTAACATAAATCTTTTTGCGGTCTCCGGAATCCACCCGGTGTGCGAACCAGGGGCGGGACAGGATGGCCGCCAGCACGTAAATGGACATGATCCAGCCCAGCCAGCCGGAGGAAACCTGAAGCTGGCCCGTCAGGTACAGCGGAAGAACGGGAACCAGCTCGAAGAAGGCCAGTCCCATCATGAGGTTGGCGCAACAGGCCAGCATATAGTCCCG
Protein-coding sequences here:
- a CDS encoding MFS transporter → MNRTRDELAAAAIPSVKVPLWTRDYMLACCANLMMGLAFFELVPVLPLYLTGQLQVSSGWLGWIMSIYVLAAILSRPWFAHRVDSGDRKKIYVTVYILLALSFSGYAVAATALMFFATRFIQGLIWGGMTTSGPTMAVDIIPPSRRGEGLGFFGMTMTLGMCLGPVIGLQVYQQYGFYVITWSSLVLCLAGAGIASLIRAPKRPVQEPVQETPKKVLDRLVLRVGIPLAVNVMIASFSYGVVAVYSALYGKMYGFKYAGLFYALMGIGMLVSRFMVGRQIDRGRVAELSVISLGILTASFAALALFPLEWVYYTSAILIGFGFGIFIPTFQTMKLNMADRGHRGAVNSTFFTAFDIGVGTGMFCGGKIYAYLNLNWAFGIGALLNLLAIVYFYRISLDHYRKNKLGVDSD